The following proteins are co-located in the Pedobacter sp. FW305-3-2-15-E-R2A2 genome:
- a CDS encoding outer membrane beta-barrel family protein: MKSSFPLISFFTFFLLFSFSLKAQFKVEGRLVDAEDKPIFSANVFISSSSDSTKIIDARSTDIDGNFKFQLQKGTYQILVSFLDKSIFKQLIDLYQDKHLGNIKITENAQTNMLKEVLIKETKPRIKLEEGKLIFRPQVVSAGSLIDLIKIAPMLRLNETNIEIIGKGVPQVMVNGKRIRMGGEQLMAYLKTIPADQMEKLEIAQESSAEFDADSKNGYINIVLKKLNTNGVSGSIYTDYSQSKYASGSAGAAVNYFSNKWRISTNIGGNLTNYWIHSMNKIHYSNGLWKDTNEQKLKMNGLNASGAIEYEINKNNIIGVFMNYDLNSQKNKDENSSFVYDQSDMLDSTMRTKGFNPQTFHVLTYNINYTHKFDTLGKKMTFDFDQIINSSNRKQDFSNFVFDEKGELKQPGNRFLSGNDQSMQITTANLGIDLPTRFAKFSFGGKVTFISNDNNTSFYQYVQNDWEAKNNRFDNFRYQENIQAIYLKGIKKMGKWSFTLGIRGENTETKGNSKVYNLATKNSYFKLFPSANVNYQLNDDHTFNLAYNRGITRPGFSWVNPFRWYVNVYEFSHGNPSLQPFFSNSFTFMYVFKQKWTFNMNYNNNKNMYAEVTLLDNQSSLRETIVDNFLDLQSYSLNITTDYTFFNKWEIYPSVFLSHTGLTSHREQVKSVTNLSGGLSVYNQVEILKGQKLLLNSNSVYNLPKVSGTNKYQSFFTQDVGITLQAYKRKLQISLDGTDIFKTGTRRFISNINNIERQGRKYSNSQNFTLTLRYNFKHGKIQNKKTREKTNQEELNRSN, encoded by the coding sequence ATGAAATCCAGCTTCCCTTTAATCAGCTTCTTCACTTTTTTTTTATTGTTCTCATTTAGCTTAAAAGCTCAGTTTAAAGTTGAAGGAAGACTGGTAGACGCAGAAGACAAACCTATCTTTTCGGCTAATGTTTTTATTAGTAGTAGTTCTGATTCTACCAAAATCATTGATGCCAGATCTACGGATATTGATGGGAATTTTAAATTCCAGCTACAAAAAGGAACTTATCAAATTCTCGTCAGTTTTCTTGATAAAAGCATTTTTAAACAACTCATCGATCTGTATCAAGACAAACACCTGGGGAACATTAAAATAACCGAAAATGCCCAAACAAATATGCTCAAAGAGGTATTAATAAAAGAAACCAAGCCCAGAATCAAACTTGAAGAAGGAAAACTAATTTTCAGGCCTCAGGTGGTATCTGCCGGCTCTCTAATAGATTTAATCAAAATCGCACCAATGCTCCGCCTGAACGAAACCAACATAGAAATCATCGGTAAAGGTGTACCCCAGGTAATGGTTAACGGCAAGCGGATCCGTATGGGAGGAGAACAACTAATGGCCTATTTAAAAACAATCCCTGCCGATCAAATGGAAAAATTAGAAATTGCACAAGAATCTTCGGCAGAATTTGATGCAGATAGTAAGAATGGCTACATTAATATTGTGCTAAAAAAGTTAAATACCAATGGGGTTTCAGGCAGCATATATACAGACTATTCGCAATCAAAATATGCAAGCGGCTCTGCAGGTGCCGCTGTTAATTACTTCTCCAATAAATGGCGTATCTCGACAAATATCGGCGGCAACCTTACGAATTACTGGATACACTCCATGAATAAAATTCATTATAGCAATGGCCTCTGGAAAGATACAAATGAGCAAAAACTAAAGATGAATGGCTTAAATGCTTCCGGAGCAATTGAGTATGAGATCAACAAAAATAATATTATTGGTGTATTCATGAATTACGATTTAAATAGCCAAAAAAACAAGGATGAAAATTCTTCTTTTGTCTACGATCAAAGTGATATGCTCGACTCTACAATGCGAACCAAGGGTTTTAATCCGCAGACTTTCCATGTATTAACATACAACATCAATTACACTCATAAATTTGATACACTTGGTAAAAAAATGACATTTGATTTCGATCAAATCATCAATAGTTCTAATCGAAAGCAGGACTTTTCTAATTTTGTTTTTGATGAAAAAGGAGAATTAAAACAACCCGGCAATCGCTTTCTTTCAGGAAACGATCAAAGCATGCAAATCACAACCGCAAATTTAGGGATTGATTTACCTACCAGATTTGCCAAATTTTCATTTGGCGGAAAGGTCACCTTCATTTCTAACGACAATAACACCTCTTTTTATCAGTATGTACAAAATGACTGGGAGGCTAAAAACAATAGATTTGACAATTTCAGATACCAGGAAAACATACAAGCCATTTACCTAAAGGGAATAAAAAAGATGGGAAAATGGTCCTTTACTTTAGGCATAAGAGGGGAAAATACAGAAACTAAAGGCAACAGCAAGGTTTACAATCTCGCAACTAAAAATTCTTATTTCAAATTATTTCCATCCGCCAACGTCAATTATCAACTCAACGACGACCACACCTTCAACCTAGCGTATAATAGAGGTATCACCCGACCAGGATTTTCATGGGTCAACCCGTTTAGATGGTATGTGAATGTTTATGAATTTTCACACGGCAATCCATCACTGCAACCATTTTTCAGTAATAGTTTCACGTTTATGTACGTTTTCAAACAAAAATGGACTTTTAACATGAACTACAATAACAACAAAAATATGTATGCCGAGGTTACACTGCTAGATAACCAAAGCAGTTTACGTGAAACTATAGTAGACAATTTCCTGGATCTGCAAAGTTATAGTCTAAATATAACTACCGACTATACTTTTTTTAATAAATGGGAGATATATCCTTCTGTCTTTTTGAGCCATACAGGATTAACATCACATCGGGAACAAGTAAAAAGCGTCACCAATTTAAGCGGTGGGCTATCTGTATATAACCAGGTAGAAATCCTCAAAGGACAAAAATTGCTTCTAAATTCTAATTCTGTATATAATCTACCAAAAGTTTCCGGAACTAATAAGTATCAATCCTTTTTCACACAAGATGTAGGCATAACACTTCAAGCCTATAAACGAAAGCTACAAATTAGCTTGGATGGAACTGACATTTTTAAGACGGGAACAAGAAGATTCATTTCAAACATAAACAACATTGAAAGACAGGGCCGTAAATATTCCAATAGCCAAAATTTCACTTTAACACTCCGTTATAATTTTAAACATGGCAAAATCCAAAACAAGAAAACCCGGGAAAAAACAAATCAGGAAGAATTAAACAGATCTAATTAA
- a CDS encoding serine hydrolase, which translates to MKTKIPTLLILMFSLNTMAQQPDTVLIEQLMRNNPELFSNILNHPQKNQVQLLYTQVNRNNKNIPSFKSYSYNLDNHRYFYPASTVKLAAVIFALEKINDLKLKVKDLNAKSTMITDSAYAGQTKVSKDSSSADGLPSVEHYIKKILLTSDNDAFNRLFEFIGRAEINAKLKKYGFNDSRILNRLAIGDTGESAKHTNPIKFYYKNKLIYTQEEQYDPKEYPLQLSNTTMGKGYMDSTEQLVNKPFNLENKNAFSISDQQAMMRKLISPEAFPENERFNLTAEDYKLIYTQMSKLPAESIYPSYNVTEFWPAYAKMLYYGREKDAVIEPNIRIFNKYGDSYGFIIDNAYIVDLKNKIEFFLTAVVQSNDDGIYNDNKYEYETVCYPFMGNIGRIIYQYELERKRERTPDLSKFKLAY; encoded by the coding sequence ATGAAGACGAAAATCCCTACCCTACTCATCCTGATGTTTAGCCTGAATACCATGGCACAACAACCTGACACTGTCCTCATTGAACAATTGATGCGCAACAATCCGGAGCTCTTTTCCAATATACTGAATCACCCGCAAAAGAATCAGGTCCAACTCCTATATACACAGGTCAACAGAAACAATAAAAACATTCCCAGCTTTAAAAGTTATAGCTACAATCTGGATAACCACCGCTACTTCTACCCTGCCAGCACCGTAAAACTTGCCGCAGTTATCTTTGCCCTGGAGAAAATCAATGACCTGAAGCTAAAAGTAAAAGACCTGAATGCCAAAAGTACCATGATCACAGATTCGGCCTATGCCGGACAAACAAAAGTATCCAAAGACAGCAGCTCCGCAGATGGCCTTCCTTCCGTAGAACATTATATCAAAAAGATCCTGCTGACCAGCGATAATGACGCATTTAACCGTCTTTTTGAATTCATTGGACGTGCAGAAATCAATGCAAAACTCAAAAAGTACGGTTTCAATGACAGTCGAATACTAAACAGACTGGCCATAGGCGATACGGGAGAATCGGCAAAACATACCAATCCCATCAAATTCTACTATAAAAACAAACTGATTTACACCCAGGAGGAACAATACGATCCCAAAGAATACCCCCTTCAGCTCAGCAATACCACAATGGGGAAAGGTTATATGGACAGTACCGAACAGCTGGTCAACAAGCCCTTTAATCTGGAAAATAAAAATGCCTTCAGCATCTCCGATCAGCAGGCCATGATGAGGAAGCTGATCAGCCCCGAAGCATTTCCTGAAAACGAAAGATTTAACCTGACCGCAGAAGATTATAAGCTCATCTACACCCAAATGAGTAAATTACCCGCAGAAAGCATTTATCCATCTTATAATGTCACAGAATTCTGGCCCGCCTACGCAAAAATGCTGTATTATGGCAGGGAGAAAGATGCAGTCATTGAACCTAATATCCGAATATTCAACAAATATGGAGATTCCTATGGTTTCATCATCGATAACGCCTACATCGTAGATTTAAAAAACAAAATTGAATTCTTCCTGACTGCCGTGGTTCAATCTAATGATGATGGTATCTATAATGACAATAAATACGAATATGAGACGGTTTGCTATCCTTTCATGGGAAACATAGGACGCATCATCTATCAATATGAACTGGAAAGGAAACGTGAGCGAACTCCGGACTTGAGCAAATTCAAACTAGCCTATTAA
- a CDS encoding IS256 family transposase, with translation MATQEDFDFESFKKEAIAGLYAGKKMTGTDGVLAPMMKHFLESMMTGELEHHISESKLAGQSNRKNGKSKKTVRSLSSGEFELETGRDRLGTFDPKVVPKRQLIITEELEGNILSMYAMGMSTRAMRDYIQEMYAMDISAAEISRITDSVLPAVQEWRNRPLEAVYPFVFLDCMFFKVRVNGVVETRAIYNILGVDIEGKKDVLGLYTAENEGAKFWLSVLTDLKTRGVEDILIACIDGLKGFPEAVEAIFPKTRVQLCIVHQIRCSMRYVPEKDKKAVMADMKPIYQANNEQLGYEKLLEFEEKWGTKYPLSCKSWLDNWVNLSAFFEYDQGIRKIIYTTNPIEGVHRQIRKITKTKGAFSSEQALMKLMYLVIKNISKKWTMPIHNWGPAFSQLYIKFGDRILQENKGF, from the coding sequence ATGGCAACACAAGAAGACTTTGATTTCGAAAGCTTCAAAAAGGAAGCTATAGCTGGCTTATATGCCGGCAAGAAAATGACTGGCACGGATGGGGTACTAGCCCCGATGATGAAACACTTTCTGGAATCTATGATGACCGGAGAGCTGGAGCACCACATTTCAGAAAGTAAGCTAGCCGGTCAGTCCAACCGTAAGAACGGGAAAAGTAAGAAGACGGTTCGCAGCTTGAGCTCGGGAGAGTTTGAATTGGAAACCGGTCGGGACCGCCTGGGCACTTTTGACCCTAAGGTTGTCCCCAAACGCCAACTGATCATTACAGAAGAACTGGAAGGGAACATCCTCTCGATGTATGCAATGGGGATGAGTACGCGTGCTATGCGTGATTATATCCAGGAAATGTACGCCATGGACATTTCTGCAGCTGAGATCTCACGCATTACTGACAGCGTACTACCAGCCGTGCAGGAATGGCGCAACAGACCCTTAGAAGCAGTTTACCCCTTTGTCTTCCTGGATTGCATGTTCTTTAAGGTCAGGGTAAATGGTGTAGTGGAAACCCGTGCAATCTACAATATCCTGGGTGTGGATATTGAAGGCAAAAAAGATGTTTTGGGGCTTTATACGGCTGAAAACGAAGGCGCCAAATTCTGGCTTTCGGTACTCACTGATCTAAAAACGCGTGGTGTTGAAGATATCCTGATCGCCTGCATTGATGGACTAAAGGGCTTCCCTGAAGCTGTAGAGGCTATCTTTCCAAAGACCAGGGTACAGCTTTGCATTGTTCACCAGATCCGCTGTTCTATGCGCTATGTTCCTGAGAAAGATAAAAAGGCAGTAATGGCCGATATGAAGCCAATCTATCAGGCGAATAATGAACAGCTGGGATATGAAAAATTGCTGGAGTTCGAAGAGAAATGGGGGACGAAATATCCCCTGAGTTGTAAGTCCTGGCTGGACAACTGGGTAAACCTTTCTGCATTCTTTGAATACGATCAAGGGATCCGTAAGATTATTTACACCACCAATCCGATTGAGGGCGTACACCGCCAAATCCGCAAAATTACCAAGACCAAGGGGGCTTTTTCTTCTGAGCAGGCACTGATGAAACTCATGTATCTGGTCATCAAAAACATCAGTAAGAAATGGACGATGCCAATCCATAATTGGGGACCGGCATTTTCACAACTTTATATTAAATTTGGTGACAGAATTCTTCAAGAGAATAAAGGATTCTGA
- the lanM gene encoding type 2 lanthipeptide synthetase LanM, which produces MDIIEDWKKTTVNFRDFDIWEHRKLSVNCTDDADFLNVLKEYKSHEASLEEKEFLRQLLILNEKRPFDKASFVLDNEEGKERIISKFSVKVLREYGMVSIENLINELQNSHKLNEENVRSCLFTELCGIISNILSPVALFEYYVYLDAYEKEDSSQNQKEFILDIANSNEWIEYFFESYPVLLSVLNGFLVFLKTNVSSVLERFKQDWNEISRDLLKDNSLCIFEIKLFLGDPHKEWKTSAQFQFKTETDEIIDLYYKPKNLTSDVFFKSFIDFLISIGLPESLSCSSVICKGSYGWQLGLAYDSEFAGADVGEFYYFQGINTAIAYVLNIQDLISDNIIVHKNIPVFFDLEMFLLPQYREGKDYITKSNAGIFFLESVIKTGIIPSYGFETFNNEGFSNSGISQVSGQKYNVYVANNNEIELSKVKVSSSDYNLPSSNGVRIPIDKYCLDFENGLNYGLLFLMQNKSALIDFIKSKTEIVDQISSRILVRLTHVYSSLLKESYFPSYMSDHYEYMKLFEMLWRGYDHVYVPGSVIDSEIKQLCNNEVPYFSTKPSSRDLLDDKGEVIVKDFFQKSGFDFALERLSNLDEHIILQQLNIVRRALFIHNNYSPNIVYEKKSVEESGAGYTKDPTKDIGQFLLNLNHPGKNDDYFSYIDYTLTKDDLWNQGLQNCDIFQGSEGLGIYFIALFKTYNEEKYIHTADRIFNQSLEFFEQNKKWFLENPSSKIGVINFPVSTLYFITIANEILGYERYKIEEKSFQFILEYFNQKIGMDSNYSYFSGSTGALLILMRFYERSQNLDIYNLLLKAGDHLIHNSHREGNLVTWRKKLFDKWGGFAHGNSSISYALLKLADITQMNKYQDLGIGALEYDQSLLDLGKLIWHKSDEFIGDIHHSWGNGSAGIALSRLLSSKYYTNELMEREIEIARKNIDNSILDIHSNDYSIGSGSLGMLEIRKLLDEKYDGSFIINKLKENYDGVEGLKCGGAYTNPLVTGLYYGVAGIGYNLLKSTVNPTLPSLLFL; this is translated from the coding sequence ATGGATATCATTGAGGATTGGAAAAAAACAACTGTTAATTTTAGAGATTTCGACATATGGGAGCATAGAAAGCTGAGTGTTAATTGCACTGACGATGCTGATTTTTTAAACGTATTGAAGGAATACAAATCCCACGAAGCTTCTTTAGAGGAAAAAGAGTTTTTGCGTCAACTCCTGATTTTAAACGAGAAGCGGCCCTTTGATAAAGCTTCTTTTGTATTAGATAACGAAGAGGGCAAGGAAAGAATCATTTCAAAATTTTCTGTTAAGGTGCTTCGGGAATACGGCATGGTATCTATAGAAAATTTGATCAATGAGTTGCAGAATTCTCATAAGCTTAATGAGGAAAACGTAAGAAGTTGCTTGTTTACGGAATTGTGCGGCATAATTTCCAATATATTAAGTCCGGTTGCTCTTTTTGAATACTATGTCTACTTAGATGCATACGAAAAGGAAGATAGTTCACAAAATCAAAAAGAATTCATATTAGATATCGCAAATTCAAATGAATGGATAGAATATTTTTTTGAATCTTACCCCGTTCTACTTTCTGTTTTAAATGGTTTTCTTGTCTTTTTAAAGACAAATGTAAGTTCAGTTCTGGAAAGATTTAAGCAGGATTGGAATGAAATTTCTCGGGATTTATTAAAAGATAATTCACTGTGTATTTTTGAAATAAAGCTGTTTTTAGGTGATCCTCATAAAGAATGGAAGACAAGTGCCCAATTTCAGTTTAAAACAGAAACGGATGAAATTATAGATTTGTATTACAAGCCTAAAAATCTGACAAGTGATGTGTTTTTTAAGTCTTTCATTGATTTTTTAATCTCAATCGGCTTGCCGGAGAGTTTATCATGCAGTTCGGTGATATGCAAAGGGAGTTATGGATGGCAATTAGGGCTGGCATATGATTCTGAATTCGCAGGGGCGGATGTTGGCGAATTTTACTATTTTCAGGGAATAAATACAGCAATAGCATATGTACTAAACATACAGGATTTAATATCCGACAATATTATTGTTCATAAAAATATACCTGTGTTTTTTGATCTTGAAATGTTCCTTCTTCCTCAATATAGGGAGGGAAAAGATTATATTACTAAATCAAATGCTGGTATATTCTTTTTAGAAAGTGTAATTAAAACAGGAATTATACCGTCTTATGGTTTTGAAACATTTAATAACGAAGGTTTTAGTAATAGTGGGATTAGTCAGGTTTCCGGACAGAAGTATAATGTCTATGTCGCTAACAACAACGAGATAGAGTTGTCGAAAGTTAAAGTATCTTCCTCTGATTATAATTTGCCCTCAAGTAACGGTGTTAGAATTCCTATCGATAAATACTGTCTGGATTTTGAGAATGGGCTTAATTATGGTCTTTTGTTTTTAATGCAAAATAAATCGGCTCTTATCGATTTCATAAAATCGAAAACTGAAATAGTTGATCAAATCTCGTCGAGAATACTTGTAAGACTAACTCACGTCTATTCTTCACTACTTAAGGAGTCATATTTCCCTTCTTATATGTCTGACCATTATGAATATATGAAATTATTCGAAATGCTTTGGAGAGGATATGATCATGTGTATGTACCTGGAAGTGTTATTGATAGTGAAATCAAACAATTATGTAATAATGAAGTACCTTATTTCTCAACTAAACCCTCTTCCAGAGATTTGTTGGATGATAAAGGAGAGGTCATAGTAAAAGATTTTTTTCAAAAATCCGGATTTGATTTTGCACTGGAGAGGTTATCAAATCTAGATGAACACATTATTCTTCAGCAGCTGAATATCGTGCGAAGGGCCTTGTTTATTCACAATAATTATTCTCCAAATATAGTGTATGAAAAAAAATCAGTGGAAGAAAGTGGGGCTGGTTATACAAAGGACCCAACAAAAGATATTGGTCAGTTTCTGTTGAATTTAAATCATCCAGGGAAGAACGATGACTATTTTTCTTATATTGATTATACGCTTACAAAAGATGACCTTTGGAATCAAGGTCTGCAAAATTGCGATATTTTTCAAGGATCTGAGGGCTTAGGTATTTATTTTATCGCGTTGTTCAAAACCTATAATGAAGAGAAATACATTCATACCGCAGATCGAATATTTAATCAATCTTTGGAATTTTTCGAACAAAACAAAAAATGGTTTTTAGAAAATCCATCTTCCAAAATTGGTGTTATTAATTTTCCTGTTAGCACCTTATACTTTATAACTATTGCAAATGAAATATTGGGCTATGAACGCTACAAAATAGAGGAAAAGTCTTTCCAGTTTATCCTGGAATATTTTAATCAAAAAATCGGAATGGATTCCAACTATTCCTACTTTTCAGGGTCCACAGGTGCGCTGTTAATTCTAATGCGGTTTTACGAGCGTAGCCAGAATCTTGATATCTATAATTTGTTACTAAAAGCTGGCGATCATTTAATTCATAACAGCCACAGGGAGGGTAATTTGGTTACCTGGCGGAAAAAATTATTCGACAAGTGGGGTGGTTTCGCCCATGGAAATTCCTCTATTTCTTATGCTTTGCTAAAGCTTGCTGACATTACTCAAATGAATAAATATCAAGATCTGGGGATTGGGGCATTGGAATATGATCAAAGTTTGCTGGACTTAGGGAAACTCATATGGCATAAATCAGATGAATTTATCGGTGATATTCATCATTCCTGGGGTAATGGCTCTGCGGGAATTGCATTAAGCAGATTATTAAGCTCTAAATATTATACCAATGAGTTGATGGAGCGAGAGATTGAAATTGCCAGAAAAAATATAGATAATTCTATTCTTGATATTCATAGTAACGACTATTCTATAGGATCTGGTAGTCTGGGGATGTTGGAAATAAGAAAGTTGTTGGATGAAAAATATGATGGTTCTTTTATTATCAACAAGCTAAAGGAAAATTACGATGGTGTTGAAGGATTGAAATGTGGGGGGGCTTATACAAATCCTCTTGTTACAGGCTTGTATTATGGAGTGGCTGGCATTGGATACAATCTACTTAAATCGACCGTTAATCCAACCCTGCCATCATTATTGTTTTTGTAA
- a CDS encoding TonB-dependent receptor, whose translation MRRNNFTIKGINPCFFTFLAISWLGGIMPLNLLAQRDSVKLSRKDSLEKVNQLKEVQIRTVKITRRQTSSTPLQILSGADLEKLNSLSVADAVRFFSGVQLKDYGGIGGLKTINVRSIGTNHTAVFYDGVQLGNAQNGQVDLGKFSLDNIEEIELYNGQKSNIFQSAKSFASASSLYLKARTPSFEDGRNNRIKGVFRTGSFGLVNPSLLWQTKITDHTYSTVSAEFKKAHGRYKFRSTNGAWDTTGVRTDGDVESMRLELGLNGVLRDSSKWSVKFYGYKDNQGLPGAIVANVWHFSQRQWDRNFFVQSAYEKNIGKYSLMATVKYSNDYLRYLDPNIVTTDGLLNNKYHQQEFYLSLANKLKINKFWDLVWSTDYVLNDMNANLYRFAYPTRNTFLNALATQLHFDRLDIQANLLSTLTYDKVKSGPASGNRNELTPTVMVSWQPFDQKEFRIRSFYKSIFRMPTFNDLYYTFYQFRVLKPEYTKQYDLGFTYIKGYEHQALTQFSIQADAYFNKVKDKIVAVPGTSQAMWSMRNLGKVEVKGLDVNMQSSWQLNKDLSLNAGLSYTYQQARDSDPASTTYKEQIPYVPLHNITFLASAAYKNFALNYSYLYTGERYDQSANIAVNYVQPFYTHDLAIHYNAMIQKRKIKVSAELNNLLNQPYEVITNYPMPGRSYRFSLTYDY comes from the coding sequence ATGAGAAGAAACAATTTTACCATTAAAGGTATAAACCCTTGTTTTTTTACTTTTCTGGCCATTAGCTGGCTTGGGGGAATTATGCCTTTAAATTTGCTGGCACAGCGGGATTCGGTAAAATTATCCAGGAAAGACTCCCTGGAGAAAGTCAATCAGTTGAAAGAAGTACAGATCAGGACCGTAAAAATCACCAGACGTCAAACCTCTTCTACTCCCTTACAAATTCTTTCCGGTGCAGACCTGGAAAAGCTGAACAGTCTTTCCGTTGCAGATGCGGTGCGTTTCTTTTCCGGCGTACAGCTTAAAGATTACGGAGGTATTGGTGGATTAAAGACCATCAATGTCCGCAGTATAGGGACCAATCATACCGCGGTATTTTACGATGGGGTCCAGCTTGGAAATGCGCAAAACGGACAGGTAGACCTTGGCAAGTTTTCTTTGGATAATATTGAAGAGATTGAATTGTATAACGGGCAGAAGAGCAATATTTTTCAATCTGCGAAAAGCTTCGCTTCAGCAAGCTCGTTATATCTGAAAGCCAGAACCCCCAGTTTTGAAGATGGCAGGAATAACCGGATTAAAGGGGTTTTCAGAACAGGCTCTTTTGGACTGGTCAACCCATCACTATTGTGGCAGACAAAAATAACCGATCATACTTACAGTACCGTTAGTGCTGAATTTAAGAAAGCCCATGGACGTTATAAGTTCCGTTCTACCAATGGTGCCTGGGACACTACCGGAGTGAGAACCGATGGTGATGTAGAGTCAATGAGATTGGAATTGGGGCTGAATGGAGTTCTTCGGGATAGTAGTAAATGGAGTGTTAAATTTTACGGCTATAAAGACAATCAAGGTTTACCTGGCGCTATTGTAGCTAACGTATGGCATTTTTCTCAGCGTCAATGGGATCGGAATTTCTTTGTACAGTCAGCTTACGAAAAGAACATCGGAAAGTATAGCCTGATGGCTACGGTGAAATATTCAAACGATTATCTACGTTACCTGGATCCGAACATTGTAACAACAGACGGACTTTTGAACAATAAGTACCATCAACAGGAATTTTACCTATCATTGGCAAATAAATTGAAGATTAACAAATTTTGGGACCTGGTTTGGTCAACAGATTATGTTCTCAATGATATGAATGCCAATCTTTACCGCTTTGCCTATCCGACCAGAAACACATTTCTAAATGCACTTGCGACCCAGCTTCATTTTGACAGACTGGACATCCAGGCAAATCTGTTGAGTACTTTAACCTATGATAAGGTGAAAAGCGGGCCCGCATCGGGGAACAGGAATGAGCTTACACCAACTGTAATGGTATCCTGGCAGCCATTTGACCAAAAGGAATTTAGAATCCGTTCTTTTTACAAGAGCATATTCCGGATGCCAACATTTAATGACCTGTACTATACCTTTTATCAGTTTAGGGTCCTTAAGCCGGAGTATACCAAACAATATGATCTCGGTTTTACTTATATAAAAGGATACGAACATCAGGCATTAACCCAGTTTTCTATACAGGCGGATGCTTATTTTAATAAAGTGAAAGATAAAATCGTTGCTGTTCCGGGAACCTCACAGGCCATGTGGAGCATGAGAAACCTTGGAAAGGTAGAAGTGAAAGGTCTGGATGTAAATATGCAGTCTTCCTGGCAGCTCAACAAAGACCTGAGCCTGAATGCCGGCCTCAGCTATACCTACCAGCAGGCGCGGGATTCAGACCCTGCTTCAACGACTTATAAAGAACAGATCCCTTACGTACCTTTACACAACATTACTTTTCTGGCCAGTGCAGCTTATAAAAATTTCGCCTTGAATTACAGTTATCTGTATACCGGCGAGCGTTATGACCAGTCTGCGAATATTGCGGTCAATTATGTACAGCCTTTTTATACACATGATCTCGCCATACATTATAATGCCATGATCCAGAAAAGAAAAATTAAGGTTAGCGCAGAATTGAACAACCTTTTAAACCAACCATATGAGGTAATTACGAATTATCCAATGCCTGGTCGGTCGTATCGTTTTAGCTTGACTTACGATTATTAA
- a CDS encoding polyphosphate kinase 2 family protein, with product MKKEIEKYLAVPGKKVSLKDYRTSYNGDQEKEDGKEELEEIKERLSKLQETLYAANAHSVLILFQAMDAAGKDSAISHVMSGLNPQGCQVFSFKTPTSEEYEHNFLWRHYKALPERGRIGIHNRSHYENVLVCKVHPEYVLSENIPGYQDVKDIDDKFWKNRYESIRNFEKHISDNGTAIIKIFLNVSKDEQKARFLDRINDPAKNWKFSSADITERGRWEDYMEAYEMAIAETSTEQAPWYIVPADKKWHARLAISQILEEHFNRLDLKFPVLEEAEMKKLAEIKEELLKT from the coding sequence ATGAAAAAAGAGATTGAAAAATACCTGGCTGTTCCGGGCAAGAAAGTTTCATTAAAAGACTATAGAACCAGTTATAACGGCGATCAGGAAAAGGAAGATGGGAAAGAAGAACTGGAAGAAATTAAGGAAAGGCTAAGTAAACTACAGGAAACCCTCTATGCTGCAAATGCTCATTCTGTTCTTATTCTTTTTCAGGCTATGGATGCGGCGGGAAAAGACAGTGCAATCTCGCATGTGATGTCTGGATTAAACCCGCAGGGCTGCCAGGTTTTTAGCTTTAAAACCCCGACGTCAGAAGAATATGAGCATAATTTTTTATGGCGCCACTATAAAGCGTTACCCGAAAGAGGCCGGATCGGTATTCATAACAGGTCACACTATGAAAATGTACTCGTTTGTAAAGTCCATCCTGAATATGTCCTGAGTGAAAATATTCCCGGTTATCAGGACGTCAAAGATATAGATGATAAGTTCTGGAAAAATAGGTATGAAAGTATCCGCAACTTTGAAAAGCACATCTCCGATAACGGAACCGCCATCATCAAAATCTTTCTTAACGTTTCGAAAGATGAGCAAAAGGCCCGTTTCCTTGATCGGATCAATGATCCCGCGAAAAACTGGAAGTTCTCTTCCGCAGATATTACAGAGCGTGGCAGATGGGAGGATTATATGGAAGCTTATGAAATGGCTATAGCAGAAACTTCGACTGAACAAGCACCATGGTACATTGTTCCTGCTGATAAAAAATGGCACGCAAGGTTAGCGATTAGCCAGATTCTTGAAGAACACTTTAACAGATTGGATCTCAAGTTTCCGGTTCTTGAGGAAGCAGAGATGAAAAAACTGGCTGAAATCAAGGAAGAACTTTTAAAAACGTAA